CTGGTGCTGAACAACCCCCACAATCCCACGGGCACCGTCTATACCAGGCAGGAGCTGGAGGATATCGCCGACGTGTGCCGTCGTAACCATACCTTTATCCTGTGCGATGAGATATACGCGAAAATCACCTTTGAACAGGAAAAGTTTGTCAGCATACGGGAGATCTATCCCGAGGGGTCGTTCGTCACCAACGGCATCTCCAAGGATCGATCCGCCGGCGGGTATCGCCTGGGGTATGTGATTTTACCCAACAACTCCACAGAAGAGTTGATAGCCGACTTCAGAAAGGTCGCCGCCACCGTCTACACCAACGTCTCGACGCCCACCCAGTACGCGGGGATTGCGGCCTATGAGGAGAATCAGGAGATTGATGAGTACATGGTGACCATTCGAGAGATTCATCGGATCATGGGTCGGGTCATCAGCCGGCGATTCAACGAGATAGAGGGTATCTCCGCCACGATACCGGACGGCTCGTTCTATTTTCTGGCGGATTTCAACAAGCTGAAGCCGCGGTTGAAGGACGTGGGCATTTGCACCTCAAACGACCTCGCCCGGGTGCTGCTGGAGCACCCCTACCGTGTGGCCCTGGTTACGGGGGACTCTATCCGTGTCAGGTCCGATGATTTCGCCGCCCGCATCGCGTTCGTGGATTACGACGGCAGGGAGGTTTTCAACGTATATCGAAAAAAACCGCCCGTTACTCAGAAGGAGGAGGAGACGTTTGTCGCCAAAAACGCCCCGCGAATGCTCGTAGGCATAGAGTCTCTCAAGCGGTTTGTGGATGACATCACGCGGGACGCAAAGAGGGTCAGACGACACAAGGAGAAGGGGATCCTGGGACGGGCCGTGGCCCCATAATATATATAAAAAATATCATCGAAAAAAAACCGCCCGAAACGAGCATTCGGGCGGTTTTTTTGGGCCGGGGAAACGCGCGAATTGAGGGGGAGAAGGCTCTCTCACATATTTCGAATTCCTTGCGCCGTCATGATGTTCTCATCGGCGACCGGTTTCCCAATGAGGTTTTTTCCCTCCGTTGCTTCAATAAGATAATCCTCGATTACCAGGTAATCCATTTCGGTGGACATGAAGCATGCGATCGCGTCTTCAGGGGTCTCGACGATGGGCTCCCCGGCAATATTAAACGACGTATTGAGAATCACCGGGGTGCCGGTTATGCGATAAAATTCCTCGATAAGTTCGTAGTATCTCCCGTTGGCGTCTTTTGTGACCGTTTGCACCCTGGCGGTGCCGTCGACATGGGTGATCGCGGGAACCTCCTGTTGCATGGCCTCGGTTACCTTCGCGATAAGGAGCATGTAGGGGCTTTCGCACGCCAGATCGAAATAGTCAAACGCCTTTTCCAAAAGGACCGAAGGCGCAAACGGGCGAAAGGACTCTCTGTGTTTTACCCGTGCATTGAGCTTATCCTTCATATTCGGATCGCGGGGGTCGCAGATGATGCTCCTGTGTCCCAAGGCCCGGGGACCGATCTCGCTTGCCCCCTCAAACCAACCGATGATCTTCCCGTCGGCCAGTAATCGGGCCGTGGTTTTTACGATGTCCGAGTCCTTTTTGTAGCCGATACCCCGGGTTGCATTGACGGCGGCGATGATTTTTTCTTCGCCGTAGGGACAGCCGAGATACGCATTCTTGAATCGATATGTCCCCTGTTTCTTGCCCATTATCGCGTGGGCGCCGTACAAGGCGCAACCAAGGGCCAGACCCGAGTCGCAAGAGGCCGGCTGAATGAATATATTTTCGAAGGGTGAGTTGTCAAGAATCTTCTTATTAGCCACGCTGTTGAGCCCGACACCCCCCGCATAGCAGAGGTTTTGTGACGGGCTTATTTTATAGAGATGGTTGGCGATTTCGATGAGATATTTTTCAGTGATGTCTTGAACCGTGTAGGCGATTTCAGTATATATCTCGTCGGGCAGCGGTTGCCTTGTGCGAACAGGAATGGTCGGGTAAAAAGCCTTTTGAAATTTTTCAATGTGGCGGACGAAATTTTTCTCGCTTTTGGTGAGCGCCACGCCTTCAACAAGCTCACAAAACTTGCGGTAAAACGAGTTGTCTTTCCCCCCGTATGGCGCAAGGCCCATGACTTTTCCGGATCCGAAATCACCGAAATTGAGAAAGACCGACGTCGCCATATAAATCAGGCCGAGGCCGTTCTGGTAATCGGGGAGGGTATACTGCTTGCTGATGGTGCTGAAATCCGTTCCTCTGCCGTGAAAGAAGGACTGGACTTCATGAAATCTCCGGCGCTTTTTTTCATTGAGGGCCCGCAGCATGAATGGAATCTTGTTTTGCGTACCGACGGCAAACGCCTCGCTTCCAAGCCCGTCTACAACCATGATTGATGCATCATCGAAGGGAGAGGTGTAGTATGTGCTGGCGGCGTGGGCTTCATGATGAGAAATGGTATATATGCTCCCTGAATAGTCGAGGACTTTTCTCACCGTTTTTTCAAATCGGTCGACGCCCTTTTTGTCGGGGTGTGCCATGCCGACGATTGCAT
This sequence is a window from Candidatus Zymogenaceae bacterium. Protein-coding genes within it:
- a CDS encoding pyridoxal phosphate-dependent aminotransferase; amino-acid sequence: MKDILIEHFVDNIHMPDNIRVGLMVAEHRKKLANGTATEDFDYAGYAFGQSPFHVPEPIIRAFQENVHRGNYSDPQGIIELREAIAGFNKRHFNLDINPKRIFVGPGTKELIHFIFHIIKGGIIIPSPAWIGYYPLVRMDKKRFYSYHLKPWFDYKINAGVLEEYLNTIQDGQYILVLNNPHNPTGTVYTRQELEDIADVCRRNHTFILCDEIYAKITFEQEKFVSIREIYPEGSFVTNGISKDRSAGGYRLGYVILPNNSTEELIADFRKVAATVYTNVSTPTQYAGIAAYEENQEIDEYMVTIREIHRIMGRVISRRFNEIEGISATIPDGSFYFLADFNKLKPRLKDVGICTSNDLARVLLEHPYRVALVTGDSIRVRSDDFAARIAFVDYDGREVFNVYRKKPPVTQKEEETFVAKNAPRMLVGIESLKRFVDDITRDAKRVRRHKEKGILGRAVAP
- a CDS encoding carbamoyl transferase, giving the protein MNILGLHIFGHDTGASLATDKRLWAISEERLNRQKHSGLFPEHSIRYVLRAAGLAGINDVDAIVGMAHPDKKGVDRFEKTVRKVLDYSGSIYTISHHEAHAASTYYTSPFDDASIMVVDGLGSEAFAVGTQNKIPFMLRALNEKKRRRFHEVQSFFHGRGTDFSTISKQYTLPDYQNGLGLIYMATSVFLNFGDFGSGKVMGLAPYGGKDNSFYRKFCELVEGVALTKSEKNFVRHIEKFQKAFYPTIPVRTRQPLPDEIYTEIAYTVQDITEKYLIEIANHLYKISPSQNLCYAGGVGLNSVANKKILDNSPFENIFIQPASCDSGLALGCALYGAHAIMGKKQGTYRFKNAYLGCPYGEEKIIAAVNATRGIGYKKDSDIVKTTARLLADGKIIGWFEGASEIGPRALGHRSIICDPRDPNMKDKLNARVKHRESFRPFAPSVLLEKAFDYFDLACESPYMLLIAKVTEAMQQEVPAITHVDGTARVQTVTKDANGRYYELIEEFYRITGTPVILNTSFNIAGEPIVETPEDAIACFMSTEMDYLVIEDYLIEATEGKNLIGKPVADENIMTAQGIRNM